The Engystomops pustulosus chromosome 1, aEngPut4.maternal, whole genome shotgun sequence genome has a window encoding:
- the LOC140071054 gene encoding alcohol dehydrogenase 1-like has translation MDTEGKVIKCRAAVAWRIHQPLTIEEVEVQPPKAHEVRIRIFSSGICRTDDHALHGDMKNIDFPVILGHEGAGVVESVGENVTELKPGDKVIPLCIPQCGRCSSCLSPHTNCCLKTHISETQNVMPDKTTRFSCKGKPVYHFLWTSTFSEYTVVPTDAVAKIDDRAPLDKACLFGCGFPTGYGAAVNTAKVEPGSTCAIFGLGAIGLSTIIGCKLSGALKIIAIDINSNKFENAMMFGATECINPKDYNKPIEKVITEMTGHGVHYSFECIGSTEVMKAALECTHMGYGISVIIGGAPPNENIHFDPYLLFTGRTWKGSIFGGWKSKECVPRLVADYMSNKFDIDGLVSHTLPLDRINDGFQLLQSGESIRTILIL, from the exons ATGGATACTGAAGGAAAA GTGATAAAATGCAGGGCAGCTGTTGCTTGGAGGATACATCAGCCGCTTACCATTGAAGAAGTAGAGGTGCAGCCACCAAAAGCCCATGAAGTGCGGATAAGG ATATTCAGTTCAGGAATATGTCGGACTGATGACCACGCGTTACATGGAGATATGAAAAATATTGATTTTCCTGTTATTCTTGGCCATGAAGGAGCAGGAGTGGTTGAGAGTGTAGGTGAAAATGTTACAGAGCTTAAACCAG GGGACAAGGTAATCCCACTATGTATTCCTCAGTGTGGAAGGTGCAGTTCTTGTCTTAGTCCACACACCAACTGCTGTCTGAAAACACA CATAAGTGAAACTCAAAATGTAATGCCTGATAAAACAACAAGATTCTCATGCAAGGGGAAGCCTGTTTATCACTTTTTGTGGACAAGCACTTTTTCGGAATATACTGTAGTGCCTACTGATGCTGTTGCAAAAATTGACGACCGAGCACCACTAGACAAAGCATGCCTGTTTGGTTGTGGATTTCCCACCGGATATGGAGCTGCTGTGAATACGGCCAAG GTGGAGCCTGGCTCAACATGTGCAATATTTGGTTTAGGAGCCATTGGGCTGTCAACCATTATAGGCTGTAAGCTGTCCGGAGCTTTGAAAATAATAGCCATAGATATAAACAGCAACAAGTTTGAAAATGCAATGATGTTTGGTGCTACTGAATGCATCAATCCCAAGGATTACAACAAGCCCATAGAGAAGGTGATAACTGAAATGACAGGACATGGAGTACATTATTCCTTTGAGTGTATTGGAAGTACAGAGGTCATG AAAGCAGCCCTGGAGTGTACTCACATGGGATATGGAATCAGCGTGATTATAGGTGGAGCCCCTCCAaatgaaaacatacattttgATCCATATCTGCTCTTCACAGGTCGTACATGGAAAGGAAGCATATTTGGAG GATGGAAAAGCAAAGAATGTGTTCCCAGATTAGTTGCTGATTACATGTCAAATAAATTTGATATAGATGGATTAGTCAGCCATACTTTACCATTAGACCGCATCAATGATGGGTTTCAACTCCTGCAATCTGGAGAAAG catccGCACAATCCTGATACTTTAA